In Defluviitalea raffinosedens, the genomic window CTTTGTACAAATCTCCGATTCTGTCAAATGCATAGACCTCATGGCAGATTTCCAGCAGCTTCGCACCATGTCCTGTGATTTCCTCCGGCGCCCCGGGGCCGCATCCGATTATGAATATTTGCTTTTTCATAATGCATCCCTTATCCTGTCGGCTAATATTTCCGCCAATCTTTTATCCGCTCCCAGCGTCTTTCCCATTGTAATTTTTACATCCTTATTTTCTTTAAGGTATTTGTCAATTTCCTTCGGAATATCTTCTTTTATGTGTACACCTTCAAACAGGAAATAAGGTATGACAATTATGTTATCAACACCTTTTGCTCTCAGCTTTTCAAGCCCGGTATGAAGATCCAGGTTTGAAAACTGCAGGTATGCAGTTTCAATAATTTCCTCACTGAATATTTCTCCAAGATAATTTACAACCTGCTGTAAAGTCTGCTCTGTTGACTTCTCCCTGCTTCCATGGGCCAGTATCAGTATTCCTCTCATGCAAAATCTCCTCCGTTTTTCATTTCTCTCAAGGATTTTTCTGCTTTTTCCAATGTTTTTTCTATGTCTTCCTCTGTATGCGCATCACTCACAAACATGGCTTCAAATTGTGCAGGCGCCATATGTATACCGTTATCCAACATATGCTTGAAAAATTTTGCATAAAGCTTTGTATTGCTGCTTTTAGCAGTTTTAAAATCAGTTACAGCTTCCTTTGTAAAAAATACGCATAACAGGGATCCGACCCTGTTCACAGTGAGAGTCAGCTCCAGCTCTTTTGCCATCCTCTTAAATCCTTTTTCCAGTGACTCTGCCATTCTGTCTATTCGCAAATATATATCCTTGTTTTCCTTAAGTTCCGTCAACTGTGCTATTCCTGCTGCCATCGCTATGGGATTTCCAGAAAGGGTACCCGCCTGATAAACTCCCCCAAGGGGTGATACAAGCTCCATAATCTCTTTTCTTCCCCCATATGCCCCAACAGGCATACCTCCTCCGATAATTTTGCCGAAGGTGACAATATCCGCTCTGACATCAAAATATTCCTGTGCTCCTCCCGGGCAAAGCCTAAATCCTGTAATGACCTCATCAAAAATCAGAAGCGCTCCGTTTTCATCACATAGAGCTCTGAGTCCGGCAAGAAAATTATCCCGTGGAGGAACTACACCCATATTGGCCGCCACAGGTTCAAGGATGACAGCAGCAATTTCTCCCTTGTTTTCTGCAAAGAGTCGTCTCACACTCTCTATATCATTATAATCTGCAATCAGAGTATTTCTTGCAAATTCACCAGTTACACCAAGACTGTCGGGATGTGAAAGAGTCAAAGCCCCCGATCCCGCCTTAACTAGCATACTGTCGCAGTGTCCATGGTAGCAGCCATCAAATTTTATTATTTTACTTTTTTCAGTAAAGGCACGGGCAAGCCGTAAGGCACTCATGACAGCTTCTGTTCCGCTGTTTACCATCCTTATCATATCAATTCCCGGAACCATGGAAGTAATAAGCTCAGCCATTATTACTTCTTTCTCCGTCGGTGCGCCAAAGCTCAACCCGTAATCGACAGCCTTTTTGACGCTTTCTGCTATCTTTTTATTGTTATGTCCCAGAATCATGGGCCCCCATGAACAGACATAATCAATATATTCTCTATCCTCTACATCATAAATTTTGGAGCCGTTCGCTCTTTTTATAAAAACAGGTTCTCCTCCAACTGCCCTGTAAGATCTCACAGGACTATTCACCCCGCCCGGCATTACACTCCTGGCTCTGTCAATCAAACTGCTGCTCATCATCCGATATCTCCCTTCTCAATTGCTTTTGATAATTCCTTTGCATAGTACGTTATAAGCATGTCCGCACCTGCTCTGAACATACTGACGGCACTTTCGCACATAACAGCATATTCATTAACAAGGCCCAACTTGGCAGCGCTTTTTATCATTGCGTACTCACCGCTTACGCTGTATGCGCAAATGGGGTTTTGTGTTTTATCCTTAAGCTCTCTTATAATGTCAAGATAAGCCATGGCCGGCTTTACCATCAAAATATCCGCACCCTCCTGAATATCCAGCATGGCTTCCTTTAAAGCTTCACGCCTGTTGTGATAATCCATCTGGTATGTCTTTCTGTCCCCAAAGGCTGGAGCAGATTTGGCCACATCTCTGAACGGTCCGTAAAACGACGAAGCATATTTTACTGAATACGACATGATTGGAGTATCATGAAAGCCTTTGCCCTCAAGGGTTTTCCTTATTTCTGCAACCCTGTTGTCCATCATGTCTGACGGAGCGACAATATCAGCCCCGGCTTCAACATGGGAAAGAGCGATTTTAGCAATGTAGGGAAGCGTCAGGTCATTTATGACCTTGCCGTCCTTCACTATGCCGCAGTGTCCGTTTGCCGTATATTCGCACATACAGACATCTGTTATTACAGTTATTTCCGGATACCTTTCCTTGATTTTCCTTACGGCTTTTTGTACGACTCCGTCTTCGCTATAAGCTCCGCTCCCTTCATCATCTTTTTTATCGGGAATACCGAAAAGCAAAACCGATTTAACGTTGGCATTAAGAATATCTTCTATCCCTGCCTGTACGGTATCGGGGCTGTAATAGTTATGTCCCTCTAAAGATTCTATGGGCTCGATAATTCCGTTCCCTTCCTTTATGAACAATGGAAGTATTAATGCTTTGGATGAAATCCTTGTTTCTCTTGCCAAATCCCTTATGTTTTTATCATTTCTCAGTCTTCGTGGCCGTATTGCGTTCATATTGCACCTCCGTAATTTTACTTATCATTGAATCAATGGTTGCCTCATCCGATATATAGTGCTTGATTCCATATTTTTCAGCAGCTTTTGAAGTTTGGCTGCCAATACATATTCCCGTTATCTTGCCTAAGTCAATTCCTTGTATTGATCCGACAAAGCCTTCAACAGTCGATGCGCTCGTAAATGTCACATAAATGCCTGGATTACCATTTATTAGAGCCTCTATGTCCCGGCTTCCCTTATTGACATATAAGGTATCATATACCGGAACATCTTCAAATGCTCTTTCATTTTCTTTTAGAACAGCCGTTATTTCAGCACTACCCTTTAAAGCTCTCAAAAGAAGTATTTTTTCATCAGCACCCGCTATTTTACAAAGCCCTTCCGCCAGATGCTTTCCGTCAAAAATCTCAGGTATGTAGTCTGCTATAATTCCGTAGCCGGCAAGCGTTTCAGCAGTCTGACTCCCGATTGCGGCAAATTTTTGACCGGCCAGAATTCTAATGTCCTTGTTTTGCCTCTTCAAATATTCAAACAGGATATTAACTCCGTTTTTACTTGTAAAAACAATCCATGAGTACTCTTTGATGTTGCTTACTACTCTTTCCAACCGGCTGTTATTTTCAATTTCCTTTATCTCAATGCATGGATATTCTATAACATCTGCACCCAGTTCCTTAAGCTTGGCGGTCAATGTACCGGCAGAGTCCTTAGGTCTTGTTACAATGATTTTCACACCCATGAGCTCTCTTTTTGAAAACCAGTCAAATCTGTCACTCAGACCACAAACCTTTCCTACCACAATAACGGCAGGAGATTTGACGCTTTTCTCTACAGCCTTTTCATAAAGGTTTTCAATTGTGCCCAGAATTTTTCTCTGACCGGCTCTTGTTCCATTTTCAATAATTGCAGCCGGCATATGCTTATCCATACCTTCTGCCAAAAGTCCATCAAGTATTTGTCGCAGAGAAGAAATCCCCATTAGAAAGACTAATGTGCCTCCTGACTGTACAAGTGCTTTGAAGTTAACCGACAGCTCTTCGCCCTTCTTTTGATGTCCCGTTATGACGTGAAAGCTGCTGCAATAGTCCCTGTGGGTTATGGGAATCCCTGCAAATGCAGGCGCAGAAATCGCTGAGGTAATACCCGGAACCACCTCGAAAGGAATCCCGTTTAGCTCCAGAAGCTCCAGCTCTTCTCCGCCGCGTCCGAATACAAAGGGATCTCCACCCTTTAACCTTATTACCAGTTTTCCCGCTAAGGCTTCATCCACAAGAATTCTGTTGATTTCTTCCTGAGGCACCGGATGCCTGCCGCTTTCCTTACCCACATCTATTTTTTTTGCATTGTCCGGTATCAGCTCCAGAATATCATCTGAAACAAGCCTGTCATAAACAACAACCTCAGCCTTTTTTATATATTCCATTCCTTTAAGGGTTAAAAGCCCCCTGTCGCCCGGACCTGCCCCTACCAAAACCACAAAGCCCTTTTTCATGAAGTCAGCACGCCTCCCCCTTGAGCCTCTTTGCAAGCGAAATACCCATTTTGACTGCATCTTCAGCCCTGCCATACTCTATACCTTTTATTGCTATATTTTTTTCTTCGTTCACATAGAGCCCTCTTAGCACTAATTTATCGTTTTCGAAATATGCATAAGCTGCAACCGGCGATGAGCAGCCTCCATCCAAAGCGGCAACAAAGGCACGTTCGGCATCGGAAACTATTTTTGACCTTTCACTATGGAAATTAGCGAGATAGCGTGTATCTTCACCTTTCCTGGTCTGAACGGCAATGATTCCCTGACAGGCCGCAGGCATTATTTCTTCCGTTGTAAAATACCTGCTGATCCTGTTTTCCAGTCCAAGCCTCTTAATCCCGGCGGCAGCCAGAATAATTCCACAGTATTCTCCGTCATCCAGCTTTTTTAGCCTGGTGATAACATTCCCTCTGAGTGGCTCGATATTGTCAAAGCCAAGAG contains:
- a CDS encoding sirohydrochlorin chelatase; protein product: MRGILILAHGSREKSTEQTLQQVVNYLGEIFSEEIIETAYLQFSNLDLHTGLEKLRAKGVDNIIVIPYFLFEGVHIKEDIPKEIDKYLKENKDVKITMGKTLGADKRLAEILADRIRDAL
- the hemL gene encoding glutamate-1-semialdehyde 2,1-aminomutase, translating into MMSSSLIDRARSVMPGGVNSPVRSYRAVGGEPVFIKRANGSKIYDVEDREYIDYVCSWGPMILGHNNKKIAESVKKAVDYGLSFGAPTEKEVIMAELITSMVPGIDMIRMVNSGTEAVMSALRLARAFTEKSKIIKFDGCYHGHCDSMLVKAGSGALTLSHPDSLGVTGEFARNTLIADYNDIESVRRLFAENKGEIAAVILEPVAANMGVVPPRDNFLAGLRALCDENGALLIFDEVITGFRLCPGGAQEYFDVRADIVTFGKIIGGGMPVGAYGGRKEIMELVSPLGGVYQAGTLSGNPIAMAAGIAQLTELKENKDIYLRIDRMAESLEKGFKRMAKELELTLTVNRVGSLLCVFFTKEAVTDFKTAKSSNTKLYAKFFKHMLDNGIHMAPAQFEAMFVSDAHTEEDIEKTLEKAEKSLREMKNGGDFA
- the hemB gene encoding porphobilinogen synthase yields the protein MNAIRPRRLRNDKNIRDLARETRISSKALILPLFIKEGNGIIEPIESLEGHNYYSPDTVQAGIEDILNANVKSVLLFGIPDKKDDEGSGAYSEDGVVQKAVRKIKERYPEITVITDVCMCEYTANGHCGIVKDGKVINDLTLPYIAKIALSHVEAGADIVAPSDMMDNRVAEIRKTLEGKGFHDTPIMSYSVKYASSFYGPFRDVAKSAPAFGDRKTYQMDYHNRREALKEAMLDIQEGADILMVKPAMAYLDIIRELKDKTQNPICAYSVSGEYAMIKSAAKLGLVNEYAVMCESAVSMFRAGADMLITYYAKELSKAIEKGDIG
- the cobA gene encoding uroporphyrinogen-III C-methyltransferase, coding for MKKGFVVLVGAGPGDRGLLTLKGMEYIKKAEVVVYDRLVSDDILELIPDNAKKIDVGKESGRHPVPQEEINRILVDEALAGKLVIRLKGGDPFVFGRGGEELELLELNGIPFEVVPGITSAISAPAFAGIPITHRDYCSSFHVITGHQKKGEELSVNFKALVQSGGTLVFLMGISSLRQILDGLLAEGMDKHMPAAIIENGTRAGQRKILGTIENLYEKAVEKSVKSPAVIVVGKVCGLSDRFDWFSKRELMGVKIIVTRPKDSAGTLTAKLKELGADVIEYPCIEIKEIENNSRLERVVSNIKEYSWIVFTSKNGVNILFEYLKRQNKDIRILAGQKFAAIGSQTAETLAGYGIIADYIPEIFDGKHLAEGLCKIAGADEKILLLRALKGSAEITAVLKENERAFEDVPVYDTLYVNKGSRDIEALINGNPGIYVTFTSASTVEGFVGSIQGIDLGKITGICIGSQTSKAAEKYGIKHYISDEATIDSMISKITEVQYERNTATKTEK
- the hemC gene encoding hydroxymethylbilane synthase: MKTVRVGSRDSELAVIQAQMVIDAIKKYDSNIEVELVTMKTTGDRILDKTLDKIGGKGLFVKELDEALRNGGVDITVHSYKDMPMEINSELPVVALSEREDERDVLILPVNQGDKSKPLGCSSKRRMLQLKALGFDNIEPLRGNVITRLKKLDDGEYCGIILAAAGIKRLGLENRISRYFTTEEIMPAACQGIIAVQTRKGEDTRYLANFHSERSKIVSDAERAFVAALDGGCSSPVAAYAYFENDKLVLRGLYVNEEKNIAIKGIEYGRAEDAVKMGISLAKRLKGEAC